In the Micromonospora narathiwatensis genome, one interval contains:
- a CDS encoding class I SAM-dependent methyltransferase, with product MDDRVTRRRVGAAEVRRANRGWWDTDADDYQAEHGAFLGEVDFVWCPEGLREADARLLGEVAGRRILELGCGAAAAARWLASQGARPVALDLSAGMLRHAAAAADRTGVRVPLVQADALALPFADAAFDTVCTAFGAIPFVDDSAAVMREVSRVLRPGGRWVFSVTHPMRWIFLDDPGEGGLTAVHSYFDRAPYVEQDEHGVATYVEQHRTLGDRIRELVGAGFRLLDLVEPEWPAGHEGVWGQWSPLRGRLFPGTAIFVAEKPAG from the coding sequence GTGGATGACAGGGTGACCCGACGCCGGGTGGGAGCCGCCGAGGTCCGCCGGGCCAACCGCGGCTGGTGGGACACCGACGCCGACGACTATCAGGCCGAGCACGGGGCGTTCCTGGGCGAGGTGGACTTCGTCTGGTGTCCCGAGGGGCTGCGCGAGGCCGATGCCCGACTGCTCGGTGAGGTGGCCGGCCGCCGGATTCTCGAACTCGGCTGCGGGGCGGCGGCCGCCGCCCGCTGGCTGGCCAGCCAGGGGGCCCGGCCGGTCGCCCTGGACCTCTCCGCCGGCATGCTGCGGCACGCCGCGGCCGCCGCCGACCGCACCGGCGTACGCGTGCCGCTGGTGCAGGCCGACGCGCTCGCCCTGCCCTTCGCCGACGCCGCGTTCGACACCGTCTGCACGGCGTTCGGCGCGATCCCGTTCGTGGACGACTCGGCGGCGGTGATGCGGGAGGTGTCCCGGGTGCTGCGGCCCGGGGGCCGCTGGGTCTTCTCGGTCACCCACCCGATGCGCTGGATCTTCCTCGACGACCCCGGGGAGGGCGGACTCACCGCGGTGCACTCGTACTTCGACCGCGCCCCGTACGTGGAGCAGGACGAGCACGGGGTGGCCACGTACGTCGAGCAGCACCGCACCCTCGGCGACCGGATCCGCGAGCTGGTCGGGGCCGGGTTCCGGCTGCTGGACCTGGTGGAGCCGGAGTGGCCGGCGGGCCACGAGGGCGTCTGGGGTCAGTGGAGCCCGCTGCGCGGCCGGCTCTTCCCCGGCACGGCGATCTTCGTCGCGGAGAAGCCGGCCGGATGA
- a CDS encoding hypervirulence associated TUDOR domain-containing protein produces MAEKEFREGDHVSWAAHSGRAYGVVKEKLVDRTHVRGHTVNASPEEPQYRIRNDHSGRDVAHRPEVLRREPE; encoded by the coding sequence ATGGCCGAGAAGGAGTTCCGCGAGGGCGACCACGTCTCCTGGGCCGCCCACAGCGGCCGGGCGTACGGCGTGGTCAAGGAGAAGCTGGTCGACCGCACCCACGTACGCGGGCACACGGTGAACGCCTCGCCGGAGGAGCCGCAGTACCGGATCCGCAACGACCACTCGGGCCGGGACGTCGCGCACCGGCCGGAGGTGCTGCGCCGTGAGCCGGAATGA
- a CDS encoding DUF3140 domain-containing protein translates to MSRNEDGRDTYHEFTEAVNMTPGELRKWLETDESKHVGWRRKGSKGGESVGHESGRKIIDLLRRSRDQLSEADYRHMRKVVGYVRRHMAQRPSGDVRRTRWRYSLMNWGHDPVKAPLPPPGGPSRKALERHGAPPKARRGPAR, encoded by the coding sequence GTGAGCCGGAATGAGGACGGCCGCGACACCTACCACGAGTTCACCGAGGCGGTGAACATGACGCCCGGCGAGCTGCGGAAGTGGCTGGAGACCGACGAGTCGAAGCACGTCGGCTGGCGGAGGAAGGGCAGCAAGGGCGGCGAGTCGGTCGGCCACGAGTCCGGCCGGAAGATCATCGACCTGCTGCGCCGCAGCCGTGACCAGCTCTCCGAGGCCGACTACCGGCACATGCGCAAGGTCGTCGGGTACGTCCGGCGGCACATGGCGCAGCGACCCAGTGGCGACGTACGCCGGACCCGATGGCGGTACTCCCTGATGAACTGGGGCCACGACCCGGTGAAGGCGCCGCTGCCCCCACCGGGCGGCCCGTCCCGCAAGGCCCTGGAGCGGCACGGCGCCCCGCCGAAGGCGCGCCGAGGACCGGCACGCTGA
- the polA gene encoding DNA polymerase I: MTATTPRLLLVDGHSLAYRAFFALPVENFSTTTGQPTNAVYGFTSMLINVLRDEQPTHIVVAFDVSRRSFRTEKYAEYKAGRSETPTDFKGQVSLVKEVLAALRVPVVEKEGYEADDVIATLACQARDEGMEVLITTGDRDAFQLVGDRITVLYPRKGVSDLARMDPAAVEAKYGVAPDRYRHLAALVGETSDNLPGIPGVGPKTAAKWINTYGGVEGVIARADEIKGKAGDSLRERLADVIRNYEINCLIADLELPLRVADARWQGWDREAVHQVFDTLQFRILRDRLYQYLEAVEPEAEAGFELAGQVLTEPGGLAGWLETHAPAGTPVGVAVKLDTGPNRRHTASVTGMALATAGGAAAWFDPATLGAADEAALAGWLADGSRPKVLHDSKPAVLAFAAHGWDLQGISRDTQIAAYLARPDQRSYDLTDLALRYLHRELRVDAPETGQLTLEGLGNDGEAEQNLMLQARATLDLADAIDAELSRDGEQSARLMAGVELPLMRVLATMERTGIGADTEYLSELEAHFAAEVKAAAQGAYAEIGREFNLGSPKQLQEILFGELGLPKTKKIKTGYTTDADALQWLYAQQPHPVLAHLLRHRDVAKLKSTVDGLLKSVSDDGRIHTTFNQTVAATGRLSSTEPNLQNIPIRTEEGRRIRRAFVVGAGYECLLTADYSQIEMRIMAHLSSDDALIEAFNSGHDFHAATASSVFAVPVDQVTADQRRKIKAMNYGLAYGLSAFGLSQQLGISAEEARGLMENYFAGFGGVRDYLHEVVARARQDGYTSTILGRRRYLPDLVSDNRQRREMAERMALNAPIQGSAADIIKVAMLHVDTALREAGLRSRMLLQVHDELVFEVAPGERETLEALVRKEMGEAYPLSVPLEVSVGEGHDWNSADH, from the coding sequence GTGACAGCTACGACGCCGCGCCTGCTCCTCGTCGACGGACACTCCCTGGCATACCGGGCCTTCTTCGCCCTGCCGGTGGAGAACTTCTCCACCACCACGGGGCAGCCGACCAACGCCGTCTACGGCTTCACCTCGATGCTGATCAACGTGCTCCGCGACGAGCAGCCCACCCACATCGTGGTCGCCTTCGACGTCTCCCGCCGCTCCTTCCGCACCGAGAAGTACGCCGAGTACAAGGCCGGCCGCAGCGAGACCCCGACCGACTTCAAGGGCCAGGTCAGCCTGGTCAAGGAGGTCCTGGCCGCGCTGCGCGTCCCGGTGGTGGAGAAGGAGGGTTACGAGGCCGACGACGTCATCGCCACCCTCGCCTGCCAGGCCCGCGACGAGGGCATGGAGGTGCTGATCACCACCGGCGACCGGGACGCGTTCCAGCTCGTCGGCGACCGGATCACCGTGCTCTACCCGCGTAAGGGCGTCTCCGACCTGGCCCGGATGGACCCGGCGGCGGTCGAGGCGAAGTACGGCGTCGCCCCGGACCGTTACCGCCACCTGGCCGCCCTGGTCGGCGAGACCAGCGACAACCTGCCCGGCATCCCCGGCGTCGGCCCGAAGACCGCCGCCAAGTGGATCAACACGTACGGCGGGGTGGAGGGCGTGATCGCCCGGGCCGACGAGATCAAGGGCAAGGCCGGTGACAGTCTGCGCGAGCGGCTCGCCGACGTGATCCGCAACTACGAGATCAACTGCCTGATCGCCGACCTGGAGCTGCCGCTGCGCGTGGCGGACGCCCGCTGGCAGGGCTGGGACCGGGAGGCCGTGCACCAGGTCTTCGACACCCTCCAGTTCCGCATCCTGCGTGACCGGCTCTACCAGTACCTGGAGGCGGTCGAGCCGGAGGCCGAGGCCGGCTTCGAGCTGGCCGGGCAGGTGCTCACCGAGCCCGGCGGCCTCGCCGGCTGGCTGGAGACCCACGCCCCGGCCGGCACCCCGGTCGGCGTGGCGGTCAAGCTCGACACCGGCCCCAACCGGCGGCACACCGCCTCGGTGACCGGGATGGCCCTGGCCACCGCCGGTGGCGCGGCCGCCTGGTTCGACCCGGCCACCCTCGGCGCGGCCGACGAGGCCGCCCTGGCCGGCTGGCTGGCCGACGGCTCCCGCCCGAAGGTGCTGCACGACAGCAAGCCGGCGGTGCTGGCGTTCGCCGCGCACGGCTGGGACCTGCAGGGCATCTCCCGCGACACCCAGATCGCCGCCTACCTGGCCCGCCCCGACCAGCGGTCGTACGACCTCACCGACCTGGCGCTGCGCTACCTGCACCGGGAGTTGCGGGTCGACGCGCCGGAGACCGGCCAACTCACCCTGGAGGGGCTGGGCAACGACGGCGAGGCCGAGCAGAACCTGATGCTCCAGGCCCGCGCCACCCTCGACCTGGCCGACGCGATCGACGCCGAGCTGTCCCGCGACGGCGAGCAGTCCGCCCGGCTGATGGCCGGCGTGGAGCTGCCGCTGATGCGGGTCCTCGCGACCATGGAGCGCACCGGGATCGGCGCCGACACCGAATACCTGTCGGAGCTGGAGGCGCACTTCGCCGCCGAGGTGAAGGCCGCCGCCCAGGGCGCGTACGCGGAGATCGGGCGGGAGTTCAACCTCGGCTCGCCCAAGCAGCTCCAGGAGATCCTCTTCGGCGAGCTGGGCCTGCCCAAGACCAAGAAGATCAAGACCGGCTACACCACGGACGCCGACGCCCTCCAGTGGCTCTACGCCCAGCAGCCGCACCCGGTGCTGGCGCACCTGCTGCGCCACCGGGACGTGGCCAAGCTCAAGTCGACCGTCGACGGGCTGCTCAAGTCGGTCTCCGACGACGGCCGGATCCACACCACGTTCAACCAGACCGTGGCGGCCACCGGCCGGCTCTCCTCGACCGAGCCCAACCTGCAGAACATCCCCATCCGCACCGAGGAAGGGCGGCGGATCCGCCGGGCCTTCGTGGTCGGCGCGGGCTACGAGTGCCTGCTCACCGCCGACTACAGCCAGATCGAGATGCGGATCATGGCGCACCTGTCGTCGGACGACGCGCTGATCGAGGCGTTCAACTCCGGGCACGACTTCCACGCCGCCACCGCCTCCTCGGTCTTCGCCGTCCCGGTCGACCAGGTCACCGCCGACCAGCGCCGCAAGATCAAGGCGATGAACTACGGCCTGGCGTACGGGCTGAGCGCGTTCGGGCTCTCGCAGCAGCTCGGGATCAGCGCCGAGGAGGCGCGCGGGCTGATGGAGAACTACTTCGCCGGCTTCGGCGGGGTCCGCGACTACCTGCACGAGGTGGTGGCCCGGGCCCGGCAGGACGGCTACACCTCCACCATCCTGGGCCGCCGTCGCTACCTGCCCGACCTGGTCAGCGACAACCGTCAGCGCCGGGAGATGGCCGAGCGGATGGCGCTCAACGCCCCGATCCAGGGTTCGGCGGCCGACATCATCAAGGTCGCCATGCTGCACGTCGACACCGCGCTGCGCGAGGCCGGGCTGCGCTCCCGGATGCTGCTCCAGGTGCACGACGAGTTGGTCTTCGAGGTCGCCCCGGGCGAACGGGAGACCCTGGAGGCCCTGGTCCGCAAGGAGATGGGGGAGGCGTACCCGCTGTCGGTGCCGTTGGAGGTCTCCGTCGGCGAGGGCCACGACTGGAACAGCGCCGACCACTGA
- a CDS encoding amino acid ABC transporter ATP-binding protein: MTEMAIPRQAGSAEESPGPMVRAEQVHKSFGPLEVLKGIDLEVRAGEVCCLLGPSGSGKSTFLRCINHLEKINAGRIWVDGDLIGYRERGGKLHELRDKEVAAQRRAIGMVFQRFNLFPHMTVLQNIVEAPVLLRRAKKTEARDRAAQLLERVGLGDKLGAYPGQLSGGQQQRVAIARALAMQPKLMLFDEPTSALDPELVGEVLDVMKDLARDGMTMIVVTHEIGFAREVGDSLVFMDGGVVVEQGNPREVIANPRHNRTKAFLAKVL, translated from the coding sequence ATGACTGAGATGGCCATTCCCCGGCAGGCGGGTTCGGCGGAGGAGTCGCCGGGCCCGATGGTCCGGGCCGAGCAGGTGCACAAGTCGTTCGGGCCCCTGGAGGTGCTCAAGGGCATCGACCTGGAGGTGCGCGCCGGCGAGGTGTGCTGCCTGCTGGGGCCCTCCGGCTCCGGCAAGTCGACGTTCCTGCGCTGCATCAACCACCTGGAGAAGATCAACGCCGGCCGGATCTGGGTGGACGGCGACCTGATCGGCTACCGGGAGCGCGGCGGAAAGCTGCACGAGCTGCGGGACAAGGAGGTGGCCGCGCAGCGCCGGGCGATCGGCATGGTGTTCCAGCGGTTCAACCTCTTCCCGCACATGACCGTGCTGCAGAACATCGTCGAGGCGCCGGTGCTGCTGCGCCGGGCCAAGAAGACCGAGGCCCGGGACCGGGCGGCGCAGCTGCTGGAACGGGTCGGGCTGGGCGACAAGCTCGGCGCGTACCCGGGTCAGCTCTCCGGCGGCCAGCAGCAGCGGGTGGCGATCGCCCGGGCGCTGGCGATGCAGCCGAAGCTGATGCTCTTCGACGAGCCGACCAGCGCGCTGGACCCGGAGCTGGTCGGCGAGGTGCTGGACGTGATGAAGGACCTGGCCCGGGACGGCATGACGATGATCGTGGTGACCCACGAGATCGGCTTCGCCCGGGAGGTCGGCGACTCGCTGGTCTTCATGGACGGCGGCGTGGTGGTCGAGCAGGGCAACCCGCGCGAGGTGATCGCGAACCCGCGCCACAACCGGACCAAGGCGTTCCTGGCCAAGGTGCTGTGA
- a CDS encoding amino acid ABC transporter permease — MSADIETPERARPEPIQAVPVRHPGRWIAVAVIGVLVAMFVHLLVTNKAFNWSLMVDEMFRPPIIAGLRGTIALLVFSMLLGIGLGIVIAIMRLSENPILRSVSWVYTWFFRAVPRLVLGILFGNLGILWARVEFGLPFDRQIGALFGVHDFEARLFGFSAVEILTGFVAGVLALGLSEAAYMAEIVRAGIQSVDEGQTEAAQALGLSRTQILRRIVLPQAMRVIIPPTGNETIAMLKDTSLVAYVPVSAELFFQLKAVVTRTFQPFPMYVAATLWYLFLTSILLVGQYYLERHFSKGFGRSARARQRLRDITAENGGTTSGMAER, encoded by the coding sequence ATGTCAGCCGACATCGAAACACCCGAACGGGCACGGCCGGAACCCATCCAGGCCGTGCCCGTGCGGCATCCCGGCCGCTGGATCGCCGTCGCGGTGATCGGGGTGCTGGTCGCCATGTTCGTGCACCTGCTGGTGACGAACAAGGCGTTCAACTGGTCGTTGATGGTCGACGAGATGTTCCGGCCGCCGATCATCGCCGGGCTGCGCGGCACCATCGCGCTGCTCGTGTTCTCGATGCTGCTCGGCATCGGGCTCGGCATCGTCATCGCGATCATGCGGCTGTCGGAGAACCCGATCCTGCGCAGTGTCTCCTGGGTCTACACCTGGTTCTTCCGGGCGGTGCCCCGGCTGGTGCTGGGCATCCTCTTCGGCAACCTGGGCATCCTCTGGGCCCGGGTGGAGTTCGGCCTGCCGTTCGACCGGCAGATCGGCGCGCTCTTCGGCGTCCACGACTTCGAGGCGCGCCTGTTCGGCTTCTCCGCGGTGGAGATCCTCACCGGGTTCGTCGCCGGCGTGCTGGCGCTCGGCCTCTCCGAGGCCGCGTACATGGCGGAGATCGTCCGGGCCGGCATCCAGTCGGTGGACGAGGGGCAGACCGAGGCCGCGCAGGCGCTCGGGCTGAGCCGGACGCAGATCCTGCGCCGGATCGTGCTGCCGCAGGCCATGCGGGTGATCATCCCGCCCACCGGCAACGAGACCATCGCGATGCTCAAGGACACCTCGCTGGTTGCCTACGTGCCGGTCAGCGCCGAGCTGTTCTTCCAGCTCAAGGCGGTCGTCACCCGGACCTTCCAGCCCTTCCCGATGTACGTCGCGGCCACCCTCTGGTACCTGTTCCTGACCAGCATCCTGCTGGTCGGGCAGTACTACCTGGAGCGGCACTTCTCGAAGGGCTTCGGGCGTAGCGCGCGGGCCCGGCAGCGGCTGCGGGACATCACCGCCGAGAACGGTGGCACCACGAGCGGGATGGCGGAGCGATGA
- a CDS encoding ABC transporter substrate-binding protein produces MRNLNGGRRAAMGVAGAAVLLLSLAACGEKENAGTPGGGPSVTASADADLAAKVPDAIKADGVIKVGTDSTYAPAEFLDNDGSTVIGFDVELFNAVAQKLGLKAEYESAPFDAILPGVDSGKYEVGVSSFTINAERLKSVNMVSYFSAGTQWATKKGNPGGVDNENACGKKIAVQTGTVQVDDITARSKKCTDAGKPAITIDQYQAQSDATAAVVSGKDDAMLADSPVGAYAVKQSGGQLELLGDIYESAPYGYAVKKDQQAFAEVLKEAVQAVIADGTYKAALEKWGVEGGAVTSSELNPAG; encoded by the coding sequence ATGCGCAACCTCAATGGTGGTCGGCGGGCGGCGATGGGCGTCGCCGGTGCGGCCGTCCTGTTGCTCTCTCTCGCCGCCTGTGGCGAGAAGGAGAATGCCGGCACGCCCGGCGGGGGCCCGTCGGTGACGGCGTCCGCCGACGCTGACCTGGCCGCGAAGGTGCCGGACGCCATCAAGGCCGACGGTGTGATCAAGGTGGGCACCGACTCGACGTACGCGCCGGCGGAGTTCCTCGACAACGACGGCAGTACGGTCATCGGCTTCGACGTCGAGCTGTTCAACGCGGTCGCCCAGAAGCTCGGCCTCAAGGCCGAGTACGAGTCGGCGCCGTTCGACGCGATCCTGCCCGGTGTCGACTCCGGCAAGTACGAGGTCGGTGTCTCGTCGTTCACGATCAACGCCGAGCGGCTGAAGAGCGTCAACATGGTCAGCTACTTCTCCGCCGGCACCCAGTGGGCGACGAAGAAGGGCAACCCGGGCGGCGTCGACAACGAGAACGCCTGCGGCAAGAAGATCGCCGTGCAGACCGGCACCGTGCAGGTCGACGACATCACCGCCCGGTCGAAGAAGTGCACCGACGCCGGCAAGCCGGCCATCACGATCGACCAGTACCAGGCGCAGAGCGACGCGACCGCCGCCGTGGTCAGCGGCAAGGACGACGCCATGCTGGCCGACTCGCCGGTCGGCGCGTACGCGGTGAAGCAGAGCGGCGGCCAGCTGGAGCTGCTCGGCGACATCTACGAGTCGGCCCCGTACGGCTACGCGGTGAAGAAGGACCAGCAGGCGTTCGCCGAGGTGCTCAAGGAGGCCGTGCAGGCGGTCATCGCCGACGGCACCTACAAGGCGGCGCTGGAGAAGTGGGGCGTCGAGGGCGGCGCCGTGACCAGCTCCGAACTCAACCCCGCCGGCTGA
- a CDS encoding ABC transporter ATP-binding protein, translating into MLLEIDDVSLLYGRIQALHGISLTVNEGEIVALIGANGAGKSTTMRAISGIRPVASGRIRFEGEDITKLRADLRVRRGLCQAPEGRGIFPGMTVLENLDMGAYTRRDRAGIAQDLNRVMELFPRLAERRKQQGGTLSGGEQQMLAVGRALMSRPKLLLLDEPSMGLAPMLIQQIFSIITEINEQGTTILLVEQNAQQALARAHRAYVLETGRIVKSGTGAELLHDPSVKEAYLGVA; encoded by the coding sequence ATGCTGCTTGAGATCGACGATGTGAGCCTGCTGTACGGGCGGATCCAGGCGCTGCACGGCATCAGCCTCACCGTGAACGAGGGCGAGATCGTCGCCCTGATCGGCGCCAACGGGGCCGGTAAGTCGACCACCATGCGGGCGATCTCCGGGATCCGGCCGGTGGCCTCCGGGCGGATCCGGTTCGAGGGTGAGGACATCACCAAGCTCCGGGCGGACCTGCGGGTGCGGCGCGGGCTGTGCCAGGCCCCGGAGGGGCGTGGCATCTTTCCGGGCATGACGGTGCTGGAGAACCTCGACATGGGGGCGTACACCCGGCGGGACCGGGCGGGCATCGCGCAGGACCTGAACCGGGTGATGGAGCTCTTCCCCCGGTTGGCGGAGCGGCGTAAGCAGCAAGGAGGCACCCTCTCCGGCGGCGAGCAGCAGATGCTGGCCGTCGGGCGGGCGCTGATGAGCCGGCCGAAGCTGCTGCTGCTCGACGAGCCGTCGATGGGCCTGGCGCCGATGCTGATCCAGCAGATCTTCAGCATCATCACGGAGATCAACGAACAGGGCACCACGATCCTGCTGGTGGAGCAGAACGCGCAGCAGGCGCTGGCTCGGGCGCACCGGGCGTACGTTCTGGAGACCGGACGGATCGTCAAGAGCGGCACCGGCGCCGAGCTGCTGCACGACCCGTCGGTCAAAGAGGCCTACCTCGGCGTGGCCTGA
- a CDS encoding ABC transporter ATP-binding protein, translating to MSDTEQTPAVPAQAAAPAVETVPAREPLLEVDNVTLRFGGVVALNQVDFTLYKGEILGLIGPNGAGKTTCFNAMTGIYQPTEGAIRFRGEKISGRKRHVITQMGMARTFQNIRLFPEMTALENVQVGADAHHKTSVVSALLRLPRHWREEREGREKAERLLEFVGIRKRMHEFARNLSYGEQRRLEIARALATDPVLLCLDEPAAGFNPAEKEELLQLIRQIRDTGVTVLLIEHDMRLVMGVTDRIVVLEFGKKIAEGLPAEVRENPKVIAAYLGVPDDAA from the coding sequence GTGAGTGACACCGAGCAGACGCCGGCTGTTCCGGCGCAGGCCGCCGCACCGGCGGTGGAGACGGTGCCCGCCCGGGAGCCGCTGCTGGAGGTCGACAACGTCACGCTGCGCTTCGGCGGTGTGGTCGCCCTGAACCAGGTGGACTTCACCCTCTACAAGGGCGAGATCCTCGGTCTCATCGGTCCGAACGGCGCCGGCAAGACCACCTGCTTCAACGCGATGACCGGTATCTACCAGCCCACCGAGGGGGCGATCCGGTTCCGCGGCGAGAAGATCAGCGGGCGGAAGCGTCACGTCATCACGCAGATGGGCATGGCGCGGACGTTCCAGAACATCCGCCTCTTCCCCGAGATGACCGCGCTGGAGAACGTCCAGGTCGGCGCGGACGCGCACCACAAGACCAGCGTCGTCTCGGCGCTGTTGCGGCTGCCCCGGCACTGGCGGGAGGAGCGCGAGGGCCGGGAGAAGGCCGAGCGCCTGCTGGAGTTCGTCGGCATCCGCAAGCGGATGCACGAGTTCGCCCGCAACCTCTCCTACGGCGAGCAGCGGCGGCTGGAGATCGCCCGGGCGCTGGCCACCGACCCGGTGCTGCTGTGCCTGGACGAGCCGGCGGCCGGCTTCAACCCGGCGGAGAAGGAGGAGCTGCTCCAGCTCATCCGGCAGATCCGCGACACCGGCGTGACCGTGCTGCTCATCGAGCACGACATGCGCCTGGTGATGGGGGTGACCGACCGGATCGTGGTGCTGGAGTTCGGGAAGAAGATCGCCGAGGGGCTGCCCGCCGAGGTGCGGGAGAACCCGAAGGTGATCGCGGCGTACCTGGGGGTGCCGGACGATGCTGCTTGA
- a CDS encoding branched-chain amino acid ABC transporter permease, whose amino-acid sequence MTTTVNPPSPEQRDTAMDRLRHARAAVGERWHGAPRWVRWALLAAVIVFFYALPNKEFYQYLGPIPTTGSNFTQVMFTVSIYVLMAVGLNIVVGFAGLLDLGYFGFFAVGAYTVAVLTSPSSDIKTLWPWLLVVPVAIALTMVSGVMLGTPTLRLRGDYLALVTLGFAEMIRISAVSLPFLKGQRGFNQIPHPPGKYADGKPVFGILDARPYYWLVLTLIILVVIGVRNLTHSRVGRAWISIREDEDAAQLMGVPTFKFKLWAFASGAAIAGLAGALFAGKQNFVNSQNFELLNSIIILAAVIFGGSGNIVGAIVGGGLVAYMIERFRGIELFGLELYEYRFLFFGLVLVVMMIFRPQGLIPNRRRAAEFKDRRKEVIVGE is encoded by the coding sequence ATGACGACGACCGTTAATCCGCCGAGCCCCGAGCAACGGGATACGGCGATGGACCGGCTGCGCCACGCACGCGCGGCGGTCGGGGAGCGGTGGCACGGCGCGCCGCGCTGGGTGCGCTGGGCGCTGCTGGCCGCGGTCATCGTGTTCTTCTACGCGCTGCCGAACAAGGAGTTCTACCAGTACCTCGGGCCGATCCCGACCACCGGCTCGAACTTCACCCAGGTGATGTTCACCGTCTCGATCTACGTGCTGATGGCCGTCGGGCTGAACATCGTGGTCGGCTTCGCCGGCCTGCTGGACCTCGGCTACTTCGGCTTCTTCGCCGTCGGCGCGTACACGGTGGCGGTGCTGACCTCGCCGAGCAGCGACATCAAGACGCTCTGGCCGTGGCTGCTGGTGGTGCCGGTGGCGATCGCGCTGACCATGGTCTCCGGCGTCATGCTGGGCACGCCGACGTTGCGGCTGCGTGGCGACTACCTGGCGCTGGTGACGCTCGGCTTCGCCGAGATGATCCGGATCTCGGCGGTCAGCCTTCCGTTCCTCAAGGGACAGCGGGGCTTCAACCAGATCCCGCACCCGCCGGGCAAGTACGCCGACGGCAAGCCGGTGTTCGGCATTCTCGACGCCCGGCCGTACTACTGGCTGGTGCTCACGCTGATCATCCTGGTGGTGATCGGGGTGCGGAACCTGACCCACAGCCGGGTGGGCCGCGCGTGGATCTCCATTCGGGAGGACGAGGACGCCGCCCAGCTCATGGGCGTGCCGACGTTCAAGTTCAAGCTCTGGGCGTTCGCGTCGGGCGCGGCGATCGCCGGTCTGGCCGGCGCGCTCTTCGCGGGCAAGCAGAACTTCGTCAACTCGCAGAACTTCGAACTGCTGAACTCGATCATTATTCTGGCCGCGGTCATCTTCGGCGGATCCGGCAACATCGTCGGCGCCATCGTCGGCGGTGGCCTGGTGGCGTACATGATCGAGCGGTTCCGCGGCATCGAGCTGTTCGGCCTGGAGCTCTACGAGTACCGGTTCCTCTTCTTCGGTCTGGTGCTCGTGGTGATGATGATCTTCCGGCCGCAGGGCCTCATCCCGAACCGACGACGGGCGGCGGAGTTCAAGGATCGCCGCAAGGAGGTGATCGTCGGTGAGTGA
- a CDS encoding branched-chain amino acid ABC transporter permease — protein MNFDGLFSNFGELTTTGLTQGAIYALVALGYTLVYGVLRLINFAHSEVFIAGAFAALWTWNGFGLDQNSQVSGLGSIMFYLLVAVIAAAIASAGTATVIERVAYRPLRKRNAPPLAFLITAIGASIAISEAFGVYTRRRPQGAPGLVSTEPLFTIAGVPIDSVQLLTVGAALGMMFALDLFINRSRVGRGIRAVAQDANTAALMGVNKDRIIMMVFIAGGAMAGVAGLLYDVRIGTLTYSVGFLLGLKAFTAAVLGGIGNLRGALVGGLMLGLVENYASGLFGTQWKDFAAFAVLVVLLMFRPTGLLGESLGRARA, from the coding sequence TTGAACTTCGACGGACTGTTCTCCAATTTCGGGGAACTCACCACGACCGGCCTGACACAGGGCGCCATCTACGCCCTGGTCGCGCTCGGCTACACGCTGGTCTACGGCGTGCTGAGACTCATCAACTTCGCCCACTCCGAGGTCTTCATCGCCGGTGCGTTCGCCGCGCTGTGGACCTGGAACGGATTCGGCCTCGACCAGAACTCGCAGGTCAGCGGGCTCGGGTCGATCATGTTCTACCTGCTCGTGGCGGTGATTGCCGCGGCCATCGCCTCGGCGGGCACCGCGACCGTGATCGAGCGGGTGGCGTACCGGCCGCTGCGTAAGCGGAACGCTCCGCCGCTGGCCTTCCTCATCACGGCGATCGGCGCCTCGATCGCGATCTCGGAGGCGTTCGGCGTCTACACCCGCCGGCGCCCGCAGGGCGCGCCCGGGCTGGTCAGCACCGAGCCGTTGTTCACGATCGCCGGTGTGCCGATCGACTCGGTGCAGCTGCTCACCGTCGGCGCCGCGCTGGGGATGATGTTCGCGCTGGACCTGTTCATCAACCGCAGCCGCGTCGGCCGTGGCATCCGGGCGGTGGCCCAGGACGCCAACACCGCCGCGCTGATGGGCGTGAACAAGGACCGCATCATCATGATGGTCTTCATCGCCGGCGGGGCGATGGCCGGTGTGGCCGGCCTGCTCTACGACGTGAGGATCGGCACGCTGACCTACAGCGTCGGCTTCCTGCTGGGCCTCAAGGCGTTCACCGCCGCGGTGCTCGGCGGCATCGGCAACCTGCGCGGTGCTCTGGTCGGCGGTCTGATGCTGGGCCTGGTGGAGAACTACGCGTCGGGCCTGTTCGGCACCCAGTGGAAGGACTTCGCGGCGTTCGCCGTGCTGGTGGTGCTGCTGATGTTCCGGCCGACCGGTCTGCTGGGCGAGTCGCTGGGGAGGGCACGGGCATGA